In Pseudoalteromonas piratica, the following proteins share a genomic window:
- a CDS encoding TolC family protein, with protein sequence MLIKFVTTRKPINSRLLIGLNLVVASLLLAPQGASASEVVSLKTAISKTIQNHPDLTPLIYLQQANHGLIQQAGVASPVTLDVSVEDALGTGDYQGFSNSQTRLSIAWLLDGEQVDARVNLAKQQGLIYAVEKEAKALDLAAETANLFITLLEQQAQLKLATLAEKQAQKALFEITKRVEAGRVNSIDKYRAKADLAKQTLVVEDLYFEIEATKSQLAAQWQGTTEFDVTGDLTQLPNALSLEDAKAQLKNTPRFSLFASKQRVISSEIALSKAESIPAWQINTGITRDQALNDVSLSAGVSIPLGGASRSEGKIASLNASKQQQAAEAKAWLARAQTQALLLNHKLTHNTHIANALVKESLPALETASKQAELAYQQGRYRYTDWFAVKQELIQAQLELIQAYANIQRLNVELERLTGASLTTK encoded by the coding sequence ATGCTTATAAAATTTGTCACAACAAGAAAACCGATTAACAGTCGGTTATTGATAGGGTTAAACCTTGTCGTTGCAAGTCTATTACTCGCACCACAGGGCGCTAGCGCAAGCGAAGTCGTGAGCTTAAAAACCGCCATCAGTAAGACCATACAAAACCATCCTGATTTAACGCCGCTAATTTATTTGCAACAAGCAAATCACGGGCTTATTCAACAGGCTGGGGTTGCAAGCCCTGTTACCCTTGATGTAAGTGTTGAAGACGCGCTTGGCACTGGCGATTATCAGGGCTTTTCCAATAGCCAAACAAGGTTGAGTATTGCGTGGTTGCTCGATGGTGAGCAAGTGGATGCACGAGTGAATCTCGCCAAACAACAAGGGCTGATTTATGCTGTTGAAAAAGAAGCAAAAGCGCTCGATTTAGCAGCCGAAACTGCCAATTTGTTTATTACCTTATTAGAGCAGCAAGCCCAATTAAAACTGGCAACTCTGGCGGAAAAACAAGCCCAAAAAGCCCTTTTTGAGATTACCAAACGGGTAGAAGCAGGCCGCGTAAACAGTATTGATAAATACCGCGCAAAGGCCGATTTAGCAAAGCAAACATTAGTCGTTGAAGATCTTTACTTTGAAATTGAAGCAACAAAATCACAGTTGGCAGCCCAGTGGCAAGGCACTACTGAGTTTGATGTCACTGGCGATTTAACCCAATTACCCAATGCCCTTTCTCTGGAAGATGCCAAAGCACAATTAAAAAACACGCCGCGTTTTTCACTCTTTGCATCAAAACAGCGTGTAATCTCATCAGAAATTGCACTATCAAAAGCTGAGAGCATACCCGCTTGGCAAATCAATACGGGCATTACGCGCGACCAAGCGCTTAATGACGTTTCACTAAGTGCTGGCGTTTCAATTCCGTTAGGGGGTGCATCTCGTAGCGAAGGGAAAATTGCATCGCTTAACGCCAGTAAACAGCAGCAAGCAGCCGAGGCAAAAGCCTGGCTTGCGCGCGCCCAAACCCAAGCGTTACTGCTTAACCACAAGCTAACCCACAATACCCATATTGCCAATGCACTTGTGAAAGAATCACTTCCCGCCCTCGAGACCGCAAGTAAACAAGCCGAGCTTGCCTATCAACAAGGACGCTACCGATACACCGATTGGTTCGCAGTAAAACAAGAGCTAATACAAGCCCAATTGGAACTGATACAAGCCTACGCCAATATTCAACGACTCAATGTTGAACTTGAGCGCTTAACTGGCGCTAGCCTAACAACTAAGTGA
- a CDS encoding M56 family metallopeptidase has product MSAEPLTLLLNLLAIAVVCFVLHNIAVSAFVTLLSTRFLKLQVKSRKITLWFLATLPWFSAFSTAAYFVYAANGLSPFESASSISHWHHIDSFSWLSWHGAVTACALGFLAYVISSRLLKLRAHQHEIKSLMALSRKLDNNSFEIDSNDAAAFTAGFISPKCFVTKGMREQISETEYHIVMQHELAHANKRDPFKKWLFALLAAFFIPNIKQRLVLHMTLAMEQDADNAVISNTTSSLDIAGTLVKVARLNATGITLKNTDMVANFGADVLEQRVYFLLGQLSLKPVNHLLMMLLAIAAFFLCLTSVDSIHHFIETFTSH; this is encoded by the coding sequence ATGAGCGCAGAACCCCTCACTTTATTGTTAAATTTATTAGCCATTGCCGTTGTGTGCTTTGTGCTACATAACATTGCGGTGTCTGCGTTTGTCACTTTATTAAGTACGCGATTTCTAAAGTTACAGGTTAAATCTCGCAAAATCACCTTGTGGTTTTTAGCGACCTTACCTTGGTTTAGCGCCTTTTCGACCGCCGCCTATTTTGTTTACGCAGCCAATGGCTTGTCACCGTTTGAAAGTGCCTCAAGTATTAGTCATTGGCATCATATCGATAGCTTTTCATGGCTCAGTTGGCACGGCGCAGTGACCGCGTGCGCACTTGGTTTTTTAGCATATGTAATAAGCTCAAGGTTGCTAAAGCTGCGTGCCCATCAGCACGAAATTAAAAGCTTAATGGCGCTTTCTCGTAAGCTTGATAACAACTCGTTCGAAATCGATTCAAATGATGCCGCAGCATTTACTGCAGGTTTTATTAGCCCTAAGTGCTTTGTTACTAAAGGCATGCGCGAGCAAATTAGCGAGACTGAATACCATATAGTTATGCAACACGAACTTGCCCATGCAAATAAGCGTGACCCATTTAAAAAGTGGTTATTTGCTCTGCTCGCGGCGTTTTTTATACCTAACATTAAACAGCGTTTAGTCCTGCATATGACCTTGGCAATGGAGCAAGATGCAGACAACGCCGTGATTTCAAACACTACTTCATCGCTTGATATTGCGGGCACCCTTGTAAAAGTAGCAAGACTAAATGCCACTGGCATTACCCTTAAAAACACTGATATGGTGGCTAATTTTGGCGCAGATGTGCTAGAGCAACGTGTGTACTTCTTACTTGGGCAATTATCGCTAAAACCAGTTAATCACTTGCTTATGATGCTGCTCGCAATTGCCGCATTTTTCCTATGCTTGACCTCAGTCGATAGCATCCACCACTTTATCGAAACCTTCACGAGTCACTAA
- a CDS encoding BlaI/MecI/CopY family transcriptional regulator, whose product MKLGDLEKLLLHYLWQHGCSDVKTVFAHFENTRGGSLNTYQSTLERLYKKGLLSRHKEGHAFHYKARVERHELIGQLIKSVTTDFVGEDDGSSLIAAFSSMSSEFNVEQLDKLESLIEQQKLKLKQQG is encoded by the coding sequence ATGAAACTCGGCGATTTAGAAAAGTTGCTTTTACACTACCTTTGGCAACACGGTTGCTCTGACGTAAAAACCGTTTTTGCTCACTTTGAAAATACCCGTGGTGGCAGTTTAAACACCTACCAAAGCACCCTTGAACGCCTCTACAAAAAAGGTTTGTTATCGCGTCATAAAGAGGGGCATGCATTTCATTATAAAGCTCGCGTTGAGCGCCACGAGTTAATAGGCCAACTAATAAAATCAGTCACCACAGATTTTGTTGGAGAAGACGATGGTAGCAGCCTAATTGCCGCATTTAGTTCGATGTCATCAGAGTTCAACGTAGAACAACTGGACAAATTAGAATCGCTGATCGAACAGCAAAAATTAAAACTTAAGCAACAAGGCTAA